The stretch of DNA GTTCGATTATGATTGGATTGATTTTTTTGAAGATGAATTCACCAATGTCTTTCCAGACACACCAATTCGTAAAATTTCAAAAGATTCGACAAAAGCTATTTGGAAAAGAATTTATGACAAATATGATGTCCAACTTCTTTCTCACGGGAAACCATCTTTCATTACTTCGGAAGAGATGGTCATTTCCCATAATAGTTTTAATGAAATTTTTATTAATAAGCAAAGTCAAGACACCATTAAAAATGTTGGAACCTATATTATTGCCTGGAAAAGACAACCGGACAACTCGTGGAAAATTGTATTTGAAACGGTTCAGAATAATTAATAATACAATCTAAGATTAGAAAATCAGGTAGGTTAACATCAAGAAAATCAGGAGGTGTTTGGAAAGCCTGCTACTTATTTTGAAATGAGAAATAACCATCGATAGCATTACATAAAATTTATTGAAACACATTTAGGAATCGTTGTAAGCAATACCTTAGAAGCTGAAATTAAATTTAAAAATGATATGTACTCAATAGTTTGGAAGTATAAAGTGAATGAAGAAAATCAAACAGAATTTGAATCAGAATATGGAAAATTCGGAACTTGGTCAAGACTATTTATGAGTTCTGATAATTATAAAGGTTCTTTTTTACATAAAAGCCCAGATATGAATGATACTTATCTTCTTATTGATACTTGGACTGACGAACAATCCTATAAAGATTTTAAAAATATAAATGAAAGTACTTACGAAGATTTAAGCTCTGGATTCGAAAAACTATATGAAACAGAGGAAAAGATAGGAGCATTTAACGCGGTTAATTGAACTAATTGCTAGAAAAAATATGGCTAATATTATTTTAGGATTGACAAATGACTAAAAAACCTTTTTAATGAAAAAACAAGATTCTGCAGGATCATTGCATGCATTTACGAAAATAAAAAGTTATCTGTTGGTGATCATTTTGTCAATTGTTCCTTTTGTATTTCGGGCTTTAAATTTTCCGATTCTTTTAAAATCAATAGGATTGACGGAGTTTGAATTTAATCTCCCTGAAATTCTACAAGGAAGTGATTTTCTTGTTGCTAATCATTCAAAAGGAATGTTGTGGTTATTAATTATTGGAGAACTCTATGTGCTTTATGTATTTATTCGTTTGATAATAGAATTATTAAAAGATGCCACAACTAGTAGAAAAGTTAATAAATATCTAATAATAATAACTGTAGTAGGGATTGTTTCTGGATCGTGGGCTTATGGTTTTAATTTATGGATTGTGGCACCTCCTATTTTTGCTTTAATTTTACACGCGTTTGGTATTAAACCACTTCTATATTTTATAGGAACCGGTATGTTTGCCGGGGTAGCTGTTTTCGAATTTAATTTTTGGTATATTATCATTTGTCTTTCAATTTTAGCCCTGTTCTTTT from Flavivirga spongiicola encodes:
- a CDS encoding YybH family protein gives rise to the protein MKNIKPLVFFGLILLFNITSGCQRQKKDRVEKPVNTSISDLEATIEKEIDSFYTVYKRFDYDWIDFFEDEFTNVFPDTPIRKISKDSTKAIWKRIYDKYDVQLLSHGKPSFITSEEMVISHNSFNEIFINKQSQDTIKNVGTYIIAWKRQPDNSWKIVFETVQNN
- a CDS encoding antibiotic biosynthesis monooxygenase family protein, producing MYSIVWKYKVNEENQTEFESEYGKFGTWSRLFMSSDNYKGSFLHKSPDMNDTYLLIDTWTDEQSYKDFKNINESTYEDLSSGFEKLYETEEKIGAFNAVN